One genomic segment of Pyruvatibacter mobilis includes these proteins:
- the trbG gene encoding P-type conjugative transfer protein TrbG: MLRILLATSALALTTACATTELEPIDPAAFVAATPVEDRADYPVEIVETAVALPLPGQMMPIGARVTTNPDGSVTRTYTRTVSAPSVSPAEAIRQGRTSALIEPSVDGYVNAIQVYPYTEGALYRLYASPGQVSDIALQPGEELVSVSAGDTVRWVVGDTISGSGATARAHVLVKPISSGIRTNLMIATDRRTYHLELESTEGGYMAALSWRYPADELAGLTARNERAIARDAGSIERGLTLEGLNFDYRLSGDSPDWKPVRVFDDGRQVFIQMPEDIATTDMPPLFVLGADGDAELVNYRVRGNYYVVDRLFRAAELRLGERNQTVVRISRNERRPPLAAIFGG, translated from the coding sequence ATGCTTCGTATTCTGCTTGCCACTTCGGCCCTCGCACTCACCACGGCCTGCGCCACGACGGAACTCGAACCGATTGATCCGGCGGCCTTTGTCGCGGCCACGCCCGTCGAGGACCGCGCCGACTATCCCGTCGAAATCGTCGAAACCGCCGTGGCACTTCCGCTGCCCGGCCAGATGATGCCAATCGGCGCGCGGGTCACCACCAATCCCGATGGCAGCGTCACGCGGACCTATACAAGGACCGTCAGCGCGCCCTCGGTTTCACCGGCAGAAGCGATAAGACAAGGCCGCACCAGCGCGCTGATCGAACCTTCGGTCGATGGATACGTCAACGCGATCCAAGTCTATCCTTATACCGAGGGCGCGCTCTACCGCCTCTATGCCAGTCCCGGTCAGGTCAGCGACATCGCGCTTCAGCCGGGCGAAGAGTTGGTGTCGGTCTCAGCGGGTGACACGGTCCGCTGGGTGGTCGGCGACACGATCTCAGGATCGGGCGCAACGGCCCGCGCCCATGTGCTGGTCAAGCCGATCTCATCCGGCATCCGCACAAACCTGATGATCGCCACCGACCGGCGCACCTATCACCTCGAACTGGAAAGTACCGAAGGCGGCTACATGGCCGCGCTCTCCTGGCGCTATCCGGCTGATGAACTCGCGGGCCTGACCGCCCGCAATGAACGCGCCATCGCACGCGACGCTGGCAGCATTGAACGCGGCCTTACCCTTGAAGGCCTCAACTTCGATTACCGGCTCTCCGGCGACAGCCCCGACTGGAAGCCGGTGCGGGTCTTCGATGATGGCCGTCAGGTGTTCATCCAGATGCCGGAGGACATTGCCACCACGGACATGCCGCCGCTCTTTGTTCTGGGCGCGGATGGCGACGCGGAACTCGTCAACTATCGCGTGCGCGGCAATTATTATGTCGTCGACCGGCTGTTCCGCGCGGCCGAGCTGCGCCTTGGCGAGCGCAATCAGACCGTTGTCCGCATCTCGCGCAATGAGCGCCGTCCGCCGCTGGCCGCGATCTTCGGGGGCTAG
- the trbF gene encoding conjugal transfer protein TrbF, whose amino-acid sequence MAFRRSSSSYGPSPFPETPYQKAGQVWDERIGSARVQAKNWRLMAIGCLGLCFVTSGALVWRSMQSTVTPYVVEVDETGAARAVAPATERYTPTDAQIAHHLANFIEHVRGLSVDPVVVRENWLRAYDFVTDRAATTLNEYASANDPFADVGRKSRTVDVVSVVRVSDDSFQARWIEKTYENGALVRAQRFTGNFTLITQPPTDAETLRANPLGLYVHALNWGQDLVTGE is encoded by the coding sequence ATGGCTTTCAGGCGATCTTCCTCCAGCTATGGGCCAAGCCCGTTCCCCGAAACGCCTTATCAGAAGGCCGGACAGGTATGGGACGAAAGAATTGGTTCCGCCCGCGTGCAGGCGAAAAACTGGCGGCTCATGGCGATCGGCTGTCTCGGGCTTTGCTTCGTCACCTCCGGCGCGCTGGTCTGGCGCTCGATGCAGTCCACCGTCACGCCCTATGTCGTGGAAGTCGATGAGACCGGCGCGGCCCGCGCCGTTGCTCCGGCGACGGAACGCTATACGCCGACCGATGCCCAGATCGCCCATCACCTTGCCAACTTCATTGAACATGTCCGGGGCCTTTCCGTCGATCCTGTCGTCGTGCGCGAGAACTGGCTGCGTGCCTATGACTTCGTGACTGACCGCGCCGCGACCACGCTCAACGAATACGCCTCGGCCAATGATCCCTTCGCCGATGTCGGCCGCAAGTCCCGCACCGTGGATGTGGTCAGCGTGGTGCGCGTCTCGGACGACAGCTTCCAGGCCCGCTGGATCGAGAAGACCTATGAGAATGGCGCGCTGGTCCGTGCCCAAAGGTTCACCGGCAATTTCACTCTCATCACCCAGCCGCCGACGGACGCAGAGACCCTGCGCGCCAATCCGCTCGGCCTTTATGTCCATGCCCTGAACTGGGGTCAGGACCTTGTCACAGGAGAATGA
- the trbL gene encoding P-type conjugative transfer protein TrbL, whose product MDVIDTFLATFIAYIDSGFGLLAGDVAYLSTTLIAIDITLAGLFWALSQNTDVIAGLLKKVLYVGFFAFVIGNFSLLAGIVFDSFAELGVTAGGGTMTADDLLRPGFIASVGLDAGQPLLEEIGDMLGPISFFHNFIMIAVMFIAWAIIMVAFFVLAVQLFITILEFKLTTLAGFVLVPFALWNKTTFLAERVLGNVITSGIKLMVLAVIIGIGSTLFSSVTDAFRTGDDVTLAQVMGTVLAAIVFFWMGIFAPGIASGLITGAPQLGAGSAAGAAAGVAAGTYVAGMGGRAAVGAVAGGASSAVKAGASMAGAARTSYTLGSVASGASGAAGVAAGLAGVARAGGDAMRRAASRPAQSMREAYQRGSQGAWRATGGSPTASMQNPASASSSAQSPGWARRMQTSQRMGQAGQMAAHSIRDGDRGASGANPTLKDKDD is encoded by the coding sequence ATGGACGTGATCGACACCTTCCTCGCGACCTTTATCGCTTACATAGACAGCGGGTTCGGCCTGCTGGCGGGCGATGTCGCTTACCTGTCGACCACGCTCATCGCCATCGACATCACCCTGGCGGGCCTGTTCTGGGCGCTGTCTCAGAACACCGACGTCATCGCGGGGCTCCTCAAAAAGGTGCTCTATGTCGGTTTCTTCGCCTTCGTGATCGGCAACTTTTCGCTCCTTGCAGGCATCGTCTTCGACAGTTTCGCCGAACTCGGCGTGACCGCAGGCGGCGGCACGATGACCGCCGATGATCTCCTGCGCCCCGGCTTCATCGCCAGTGTCGGCCTCGATGCCGGTCAGCCGCTTCTGGAAGAGATCGGCGACATGCTGGGGCCAATCTCTTTCTTCCATAACTTCATCATGATCGCGGTGATGTTCATCGCCTGGGCCATCATCATGGTCGCCTTCTTCGTGCTCGCCGTGCAGCTCTTCATCACGATCCTGGAGTTCAAGCTGACGACGCTGGCCGGGTTCGTGCTCGTGCCGTTCGCGCTCTGGAACAAGACGACGTTTCTGGCTGAACGCGTGCTCGGCAATGTCATCACCTCCGGCATCAAGCTCATGGTGCTCGCCGTCATCATCGGTATCGGCTCGACGCTCTTCTCGTCTGTCACCGACGCATTCCGCACCGGCGATGATGTCACGCTCGCTCAGGTCATGGGCACGGTGCTGGCCGCGATTGTCTTCTTCTGGATGGGCATCTTTGCGCCCGGCATTGCCTCCGGCCTCATTACCGGCGCGCCGCAGCTTGGCGCAGGCTCCGCTGCAGGCGCGGCGGCCGGTGTCGCTGCCGGGACGTATGTCGCCGGGATGGGCGGGCGCGCCGCCGTCGGCGCTGTGGCAGGCGGTGCTTCAAGCGCCGTCAAGGCCGGTGCGAGCATGGCGGGCGCGGCGCGCACCTCCTATACGCTGGGCTCTGTCGCCTCCGGCGCATCCGGCGCGGCGGGTGTCGCCGCAGGCCTTGCCGGTGTCGCCCGCGCTGGCGGGGACGCCATGCGCCGCGCAGCAAGCCGTCCCGCCCAGTCCATGCGTGAGGCCTACCAGCGCGGCAGTCAAGGCGCCTGGCGCGCCACCGGCGGTTCGCCGACCGCATCCATGCAAAACCCTGCCTCCGCATCATCCTCTGCCCAAAGCCCCGGCTGGGCGCGGCGCATGCAGACCAGCCAGCGCATGGGACAGGCAGGGCAGATGGCCGCGCACTCGATCCGCGACGGTGATCGCGGCGCTTCGGGCGCGAACCCCACCCTCAAAGACAAGGACGATTAG
- the trbJ gene encoding P-type conjugative transfer protein TrbJ: protein MKCFLASALICAAPLSILIAPPATAQWTVYDPANHIQNIYQAIRSLQEVNQQIQQLTHEIEMLENMARDLEALPDSIADDILRRMRRIEYLMREAEGIGYRVEEIEREYEEVYPEDYGAEPPRQAVLVEEARARWRQSRTAYRESLTVTAQVVSTARADSDSLDRLIADSQSAVGNLQVAQAGNQIEALQTEQLMQMEAMMAAHYRAEALERARQLAEAERGRARTRAFLGE from the coding sequence ATGAAATGTTTCCTTGCCTCCGCCCTCATCTGCGCCGCGCCGCTTTCCATCCTCATCGCACCACCCGCAACCGCCCAATGGACGGTCTACGACCCCGCCAACCATATCCAGAACATCTACCAGGCCATCCGCTCGCTTCAGGAGGTGAACCAGCAGATCCAGCAACTCACCCATGAAATTGAGATGCTGGAGAACATGGCCCGCGATCTCGAAGCCCTGCCGGACAGTATCGCCGACGACATATTGCGCCGTATGCGCCGCATCGAATACCTGATGCGCGAAGCCGAAGGCATCGGCTACCGCGTCGAAGAAATCGAGCGCGAGTATGAAGAGGTCTACCCGGAAGACTATGGCGCCGAACCGCCGCGTCAGGCCGTCCTCGTCGAAGAGGCCCGCGCCCGCTGGCGTCAGTCCCGCACGGCTTACCGGGAAAGCCTCACCGTCACGGCGCAGGTCGTCTCAACCGCGCGCGCTGACAGTGACAGCCTCGACCGGCTGATCGCAGACAGCCAGTCCGCCGTCGGCAATCTCCAGGTCGCGCAGGCGGGCAATCAGATCGAGGCCCTGCAGACTGAGCAGCTGATGCAGATGGAAGCGATGATGGCGGCCCATTACCGCGCCGAGGCGCTGGAGCGCGCCCGCCAACTCGCCGAGGCCGAACGTGGCCGCGCCCGTACCCGGGCCTTTCTCGGAGAGTAG
- the trbE gene encoding conjugal transfer protein TrbE, whose translation MLNLKEYAETPVLLADYLPWACLVAPGVVLNKDGSFQTTFKYRGPDLESSTEEELVSINARVNNVLRRFGSGWALFFEAQRHDVHDYPEAEFPDALSWLVDQERALQAEESGTRFESAYFLTLLWLPPADATGRAEKALIQRAETEDAATWRHRLETFQQHASRVFDLLSTCLAEIAKLTDDETLTYLHSTISTKRHPVVTPELPVFLDAILADEPFAGGLEPMIGEAHLRTLTILGFPASTLPGILDELNRQGFAYRWATRFIAMDKAQAEKVLGKKRRHWFAKRKSIGTVLRETMFNEPAALVDNDADNKAADADAALQELGSDLVSYGYVTTTITVADPDRRAVDEHIRVAERIVNGRGFTAIRETLNAVDAWLGSLPGHPYANVRQPILHTLNLAHMVPLSAVWAGEETNRHLGAPALIQAQTDGTTPFRLNLHIGDVGHTLVVGPTGAGKSVLLSLLALQWKRYTNAQVFIFDKGRSARAATLCMGGAHIDLGSSNAPSLQPLKDIDTEHGASFAADWLTGLCTNEGVSMTPDLKARLWEAIQSLSSAPENERTLTGLSLMLQDDTLKSALHPFTLEGPHGRLLDADQESLALADTVCFEMEELMHAKGAVAPVITYLFHRLEARFTGKPTLLILDEAWLFLDDPMFAARIREWLKTLRKKNVSVVFATQSLADIANSSIAPALVESCPTRIFLPNERAQEPQSKETYERFGLNTRQIELISRATPKRDYYYQSPLAARVFDLGLGPIALSVCGASSPEDQARMDRIWAETEGDGFAACWLIEKGLPWAAELLARWPGDAPEPEAKTSFHPAQFLAAE comes from the coding sequence ATGCTGAACCTCAAAGAATACGCAGAAACCCCGGTCCTCCTCGCGGATTACCTGCCCTGGGCCTGTCTCGTCGCGCCGGGCGTGGTGCTCAACAAGGATGGCAGTTTCCAGACGACATTCAAATATCGCGGCCCTGACCTCGAAAGCTCCACCGAGGAAGAACTCGTTTCGATCAATGCCCGTGTGAACAATGTGCTTCGCCGGTTCGGCTCGGGCTGGGCGCTCTTCTTCGAAGCGCAGCGCCATGACGTGCATGACTATCCGGAGGCGGAGTTCCCCGATGCGCTGTCCTGGCTTGTCGATCAGGAACGGGCATTACAAGCCGAAGAATCCGGAACCCGCTTTGAGAGTGCTTACTTCCTGACCCTGCTCTGGCTGCCGCCCGCCGACGCCACAGGCCGTGCCGAAAAGGCCCTGATCCAGCGTGCCGAAACGGAAGACGCCGCGACCTGGCGTCACCGGCTGGAGACCTTCCAGCAGCATGCGTCTCGCGTTTTCGATCTCCTCTCCACCTGCCTCGCCGAGATCGCAAAGCTCACTGACGACGAGACGCTGACCTATCTGCATTCGACGATATCGACCAAGCGCCATCCTGTGGTGACGCCGGAACTGCCCGTCTTCCTCGACGCCATACTTGCCGATGAACCCTTCGCCGGCGGGCTCGAACCCATGATCGGCGAGGCTCACCTTCGCACACTGACCATTCTCGGCTTCCCGGCCTCGACCCTGCCGGGCATTCTTGATGAGCTCAATCGCCAAGGGTTTGCCTATCGCTGGGCGACCCGGTTCATCGCCATGGACAAGGCGCAGGCCGAGAAGGTGCTCGGCAAAAAGCGCCGCCACTGGTTCGCCAAGCGCAAATCCATCGGCACGGTGCTGCGCGAGACAATGTTCAACGAGCCCGCCGCGCTCGTTGACAATGACGCCGACAACAAGGCCGCCGATGCCGATGCGGCGCTGCAGGAGCTTGGCAGTGATCTTGTTTCCTATGGCTATGTCACCACGACCATCACGGTTGCCGATCCCGACCGGCGGGCGGTTGACGAGCACATCCGCGTGGCCGAGCGCATCGTCAATGGCCGCGGCTTTACAGCGATCCGCGAGACCCTCAATGCCGTGGATGCCTGGCTCGGCTCATTGCCCGGTCACCCCTATGCCAATGTCCGCCAGCCGATCCTGCACACGCTGAACCTTGCCCATATGGTGCCGCTCTCGGCGGTCTGGGCGGGCGAGGAGACGAACCGGCACCTGGGCGCCCCCGCGCTCATTCAGGCGCAGACCGACGGCACAACACCGTTCCGCCTAAATCTCCACATTGGCGATGTTGGTCATACGCTTGTCGTCGGTCCCACCGGCGCGGGCAAGTCCGTGCTCCTGTCCCTGCTCGCCCTGCAATGGAAGCGCTACACAAACGCCCAGGTCTTCATCTTCGACAAGGGCCGGTCCGCGCGCGCTGCAACGCTTTGCATGGGCGGCGCGCATATCGACCTTGGCAGTTCGAACGCCCCAAGCCTCCAGCCCCTGAAGGACATCGACACCGAACATGGCGCGAGTTTCGCCGCTGACTGGCTGACAGGTCTCTGCACAAATGAAGGCGTCAGCATGACGCCGGACCTGAAAGCCCGGCTCTGGGAAGCGATCCAGTCTCTCAGCTCAGCGCCTGAAAACGAACGCACGCTGACAGGCCTCAGCCTGATGCTGCAGGACGACACGCTCAAATCGGCGCTCCACCCGTTCACGCTGGAAGGCCCGCATGGCCGCCTTCTCGATGCCGATCAGGAGAGCCTCGCCCTCGCCGATACAGTCTGTTTCGAGATGGAAGAGCTGATGCACGCGAAAGGCGCGGTCGCCCCCGTCATCACTTACCTGTTCCACCGACTTGAAGCCCGGTTCACCGGCAAACCAACGCTGCTCATCCTAGATGAAGCCTGGCTGTTCCTCGATGATCCGATGTTCGCGGCGCGCATTCGCGAATGGCTCAAAACCCTGCGCAAGAAGAACGTGTCTGTCGTGTTCGCAACACAAAGCCTGGCCGACATCGCGAACTCAAGCATCGCGCCTGCACTCGTCGAGTCCTGTCCGACACGGATCTTCCTCCCGAATGAACGCGCGCAGGAACCGCAATCGAAAGAGACCTATGAGCGCTTCGGACTCAATACCCGCCAGATCGAACTGATCTCAAGAGCCACGCCCAAGCGCGATTATTATTACCAGTCGCCGCTGGCCGCGCGCGTCTTCGATCTTGGCCTCGGCCCCATCGCCCTCTCAGTTTGCGGCGCGTCATCGCCGGAAGACCAGGCCCGCATGGATCGCATCTGGGCCGAGACGGAAGGCGACGGCTTTGCCGCCTGCTGGCTCATCGAGAAAGGCCTGCCCTGGGCGGCGGAATTGCTCGCCCGCTGGCCCGGCGATGCGCCGGAACCCGAGGCGAAAACTTCCTTCCATCCCGCCCAATTCCTCGCCGCCGAATAG
- a CDS encoding VirB3 family type IV secretion system protein encodes MSAEGYEIPLHRSLTEPILMAGAPRTAAIAIGTLAAAVGLGLQLWIPGLVLWAVGHSAAVFMARSDPDFMAVAGRSTRHKEHLTC; translated from the coding sequence ATGTCTGCCGAAGGCTATGAGATCCCGCTCCACCGGTCCCTGACCGAGCCGATCCTGATGGCGGGCGCGCCGCGCACGGCCGCCATCGCCATCGGGACGCTCGCTGCCGCGGTGGGCCTTGGCCTGCAGCTCTGGATACCGGGCCTCGTGCTCTGGGCCGTCGGGCATTCGGCAGCGGTGTTCATGGCCAGAAGCGATCCGGATTTCATGGCCGTCGCGGGCCGCTCGACGCGCCACAAGGAGCATCTGACATGCTGA
- a CDS encoding TrbC/VirB2 family protein: MTLYNHLQTVNRTVQVAACIGIGLMIAGPAHAAGSGMPWEGPLDQILTSIEGPVARIVAVIIITITGLTLAFGETSGGMRKLIQIVFGLSIAFAATSFFLTFFSFGGGALI, from the coding sequence ATGACGCTCTATAATCACCTCCAGACGGTGAACCGAACGGTCCAGGTCGCGGCCTGTATCGGTATCGGCCTCATGATCGCCGGTCCGGCCCATGCAGCAGGCTCCGGCATGCCCTGGGAAGGCCCGCTCGATCAGATCCTGACCTCGATTGAGGGTCCGGTCGCGCGCATCGTTGCGGTGATCATCATCACGATTACCGGCCTGACGCTGGCCTTTGGCGAGACCTCCGGCGGCATGCGCAAGCTGATCCAGATCGTATTCGGGCTGTCCATCGCCTTTGCCGCGACAAGCTTCTTCCTGACCTTCTTCAGCTTCGGCGGCGGAGCGCTCATCTGA
- the trbB gene encoding P-type conjugative transfer ATPase TrbB, whose product MSAPARTLETDQRRVSMLRSACEGAVRAALEADDVIEILANPDGSIWIERAGRGVEVSPEIISATARERIIRLVASSIGEAFDRSAPIVSAELPGSGERFEGLLPPVSTSPCFSIRKPATTPFELGDYVTQGVLAPALATALKDAIASHANILIAGGTSSGKTTFTNALLAEPSLRGDRIVILEDTRELRCAAPNVVQLRTHRGSTSLQDLVRSTLRLRPDRIIVGEVRGAEALDLLKAWNTGHPGGITTLHANSAHGALARLEQLTLEATPRAPFDLIAEAIDVVVFMSRAGGQRRVEEALRVTGFDGEGYQTAPLVSRSLSLVQHGETQ is encoded by the coding sequence ATGTCCGCACCCGCCCGAACGCTTGAGACCGACCAACGACGCGTATCCATGCTGCGGTCTGCCTGCGAAGGCGCGGTGCGGGCAGCGCTGGAAGCTGACGACGTCATCGAAATCCTCGCCAACCCTGACGGCTCGATCTGGATCGAGCGGGCGGGGCGAGGGGTCGAGGTCAGTCCCGAAATCATTTCAGCCACCGCGCGCGAACGGATCATCCGCCTTGTCGCGAGCAGCATAGGCGAGGCCTTTGATCGGTCCGCCCCGATTGTTTCTGCCGAACTCCCAGGTAGCGGCGAGCGGTTTGAGGGGCTTCTCCCACCTGTCTCGACCAGCCCATGCTTTTCGATCCGCAAGCCTGCGACAACGCCGTTTGAACTCGGTGACTATGTCACCCAGGGCGTGCTCGCGCCTGCGCTGGCTACGGCGCTGAAAGACGCGATTGCGAGTCATGCGAACATATTGATCGCGGGCGGCACGTCCTCCGGCAAGACGACCTTCACCAACGCGCTGCTCGCCGAACCCTCCCTGCGTGGTGACCGCATCGTCATCCTCGAAGACACGCGCGAGCTTCGCTGCGCCGCGCCCAATGTGGTGCAGCTTCGCACCCATCGCGGCAGCACCAGCCTGCAGGACCTTGTGCGCTCGACGCTGCGGCTGCGGCCAGACCGGATCATTGTCGGCGAGGTGCGCGGGGCTGAAGCACTCGACCTGCTAAAAGCCTGGAACACCGGCCATCCGGGCGGGATCACGACGCTGCACGCCAACTCGGCACACGGCGCGCTGGCGCGGCTTGAACAGTTGACACTGGAAGCCACACCGCGCGCGCCCTTCGACCTCATCGCTGAAGCGATTGACGTGGTCGTGTTCATGAGCCGCGCAGGCGGCCAGCGCCGCGTTGAAGAGGCGCTACGCGTCACAGGTTTTGACGGCGAGGGGTATCAGACCGCCCCGCTCGTCTCCCGTTCCCTGTCCCTCGTCCAACATGGAGAAACCCAATGA
- a CDS encoding ribbon-helix-helix domain-containing protein has protein sequence MKPRVNIRLSHELHRKLDEMVLAPGATKSAIMEDALRAYLDPQRTAARDDILLQRLDRIEARQNAMERDLALCLETLGQFVLYWLTRTDPIPEAERDAAQLLGQRRFEFFIDQVARRVASDEPLSKRALSASAADDLND, from the coding sequence ATGAAGCCACGCGTCAATATCCGCCTCTCCCATGAGTTGCATCGCAAGCTGGACGAGATGGTCCTTGCGCCCGGCGCAACAAAATCCGCGATCATGGAAGATGCGCTACGGGCCTATCTCGATCCGCAGCGGACCGCGGCGCGCGATGACATTCTGTTGCAGCGCCTCGACCGGATCGAGGCGCGCCAGAACGCCATGGAGCGAGACCTCGCCCTATGCCTAGAAACCCTCGGCCAGTTCGTCCTTTACTGGCTCACTCGGACAGACCCGATCCCAGAAGCCGAACGTGACGCCGCCCAGCTCCTCGGCCAGCGCCGTTTTGAATTCTTCATCGATCAGGTCGCCAGGCGCGTGGCCTCGGATGAACCGCTATCGAAGCGGGCTTTGTCTGCCTCGGCTGCCGACGACCTTAATGATTGA
- a CDS encoding conjugal transfer protein TraG encodes MTGTKVLIGTFCLVCLIILFSMWGATQWTAEALGFQPGLGRPWFMLGDTPVYRPWRLFQWWYAYEAYAPGVFARGGLIAAGGGFLGAVVAVIGSLLRARSKKHLTTYGSARWASAHDVRKAGLLVEDGVFLGRWKSAYLRHDGPEHVMAFAPTRSGKGVGLVVPTLLGWTGSAVIHDIKGENWDLTSGWRSRFSHCLRFEPTDTGSVRFNPLMEVRRGDNEVRDVQNIADILVDPEGSLERRNHWEKTGHALLVGVILHVLYAETDKTLAGCARFLSDPDRSFEATLSAMMNTPHLGSAVHPIVAQAARELLNKSENERSGVLSTAMSFLGLYRDPVIASATSASDWRIADLIEGKRPCSLYLVIPPSDISRTKPLVRLILNQIGRRLTEDLPRKGERRRKVLLMLDEFPALGRLDFFESALAFMAGYGMRAYLIAQSLNQIEKAYGPNNAILDNCHVRIAFATNDERTAKRISDALGTTTQQRAQRNYAGHRLAPWLSHVMVSAQETQRPLLTPGEVMQLPSDEELVMVSGARPLKAKKLRYFEDRNFTARVLPPPTNPFLPERRGHDWDGVLASVEPVPPTVSPTGSDEGGLQHSQTPSLDPPEKETPAREEVPDLPKEDGELDAAAVKSLKPAQRALGMDRADGDFFPKF; translated from the coding sequence ATGACCGGCACAAAAGTTCTTATCGGCACCTTCTGTCTGGTCTGCCTGATCATCCTGTTCTCGATGTGGGGCGCGACCCAGTGGACCGCAGAGGCGCTTGGCTTCCAGCCGGGGCTTGGGCGACCCTGGTTCATGCTTGGCGATACGCCGGTCTATCGGCCCTGGCGTTTGTTCCAGTGGTGGTACGCTTACGAAGCCTATGCGCCGGGCGTGTTTGCGCGCGGCGGACTGATTGCCGCTGGTGGCGGGTTTTTGGGGGCGGTGGTCGCCGTGATCGGCTCGCTCTTGCGGGCGCGATCGAAGAAGCATCTGACAACTTATGGGTCGGCGCGCTGGGCCAGTGCGCATGATGTCCGCAAGGCCGGACTTCTGGTCGAGGATGGTGTCTTTCTCGGGCGCTGGAAATCCGCCTATCTGCGCCATGACGGCCCGGAACATGTCATGGCCTTCGCGCCGACCCGCTCCGGCAAGGGCGTGGGGCTCGTTGTGCCAACCCTTCTCGGCTGGACCGGCAGCGCGGTCATTCATGACATCAAGGGCGAGAACTGGGACCTGACCTCAGGCTGGCGGTCACGCTTTTCCCATTGCCTGCGCTTTGAGCCGACGGATACAGGTTCGGTTCGGTTCAATCCGCTCATGGAGGTGAGGCGCGGCGACAATGAAGTGCGCGACGTGCAGAACATCGCCGACATCCTGGTCGATCCCGAGGGCTCGCTGGAACGCCGCAATCACTGGGAGAAGACCGGGCATGCGCTCCTGGTCGGTGTCATCCTGCACGTGCTCTATGCCGAAACAGACAAGACGCTGGCCGGTTGTGCGCGGTTTCTGTCTGACCCGGACCGCAGCTTCGAGGCGACCCTGTCCGCCATGATGAATACCCCACATCTGGGCAGCGCGGTGCACCCGATCGTCGCGCAGGCTGCCCGCGAACTCCTGAACAAGTCCGAGAATGAGCGATCCGGCGTACTTTCCACCGCCATGAGTTTTCTGGGGCTGTACCGCGACCCGGTCATTGCCAGCGCCACCAGCGCCAGTGACTGGCGGATCGCCGATCTGATCGAGGGCAAGCGGCCATGCTCGCTCTATCTGGTCATCCCGCCATCAGACATTTCACGGACAAAACCGCTGGTGCGGCTGATCCTCAATCAGATCGGACGCAGGCTGACCGAGGACCTGCCACGCAAGGGAGAGCGGCGTCGCAAAGTGTTGCTGATGCTGGACGAGTTTCCGGCGCTCGGGCGGCTCGATTTCTTCGAGAGCGCGCTCGCCTTCATGGCGGGCTATGGCATGCGCGCCTATCTGATCGCCCAGTCCCTGAACCAGATCGAAAAGGCCTATGGGCCAAACAATGCCATTCTCGACAATTGCCATGTGCGCATCGCCTTTGCGACCAATGATGAGCGCACAGCGAAACGAATTTCCGACGCCCTCGGAACAACCACCCAGCAACGCGCCCAGCGCAACTATGCCGGCCACCGCCTCGCGCCCTGGCTCTCCCACGTCATGGTCTCGGCCCAGGAAACCCAGCGGCCCCTTCTGACGCCGGGCGAGGTGATGCAGCTGCCCTCTGACGAAGAACTCGTCATGGTCTCCGGCGCGCGGCCCTTGAAGGCGAAGAAACTCCGCTATTTCGAAGACCGGAATTTCACCGCGCGGGTTCTGCCGCCGCCAACCAATCCGTTTCTTCCGGAGAGGCGGGGTCATGACTGGGATGGCGTATTGGCCAGCGTGGAGCCTGTGCCGCCAACTGTCAGCCCGACCGGGTCAGACGAGGGCGGACTGCAACACAGCCAGACGCCGAGCCTCGATCCGCCAGAAAAAGAAACGCCCGCACGCGAGGAGGTGCCTGACCTGCCGAAAGAGGATGGGGAACTTGATGCGGCAGCTGTGAAATCCCTCAAGCCAGCCCAGCGCGCCCTTGGCATGGACCGCGCGGACGGCGACTTCTTTCCGAAATTCTGA